A window of Methylocaldum szegediense genomic DNA:
TGACCTACGTTGGCGGCAAGCCGTGGACTCCACGTACCTTCAAGGAAACTCTGAAGAAGGCTTCCGATTGGCCCGTTCCGAGCCTTTCGGCTTAGCTCAAGACAGTCCTGTCGAAGGGCATGAGCGGAATCCACTCGTTCAGAGCTTCGCGGGGCGACACCGGGCGAGCGGATTACGGGTCACGGCCAACATAGAAAGAAAAAGAATAGTCAACAGGCACATGAAACAGCCGACATCATTTTTTTGCCGACTCGATCACACAAATTCCAGAAATTTAGACCATTCTTATTGCTACACAGAAATCAAGCTGCCGACTGAACGCCGTTTGATCTGAAAAAGGCAAAACCATCGAAAGGTGGTGACGCAAAGTTACCGGTCTACGGGAGCCAGCCTCCTATGACAGCGGGATTGCCAGTTCAAGTCGAACATTGCTTCGACTCGTCCGTCCCTGCGGGTTTCCCGAGACCTTCGCCGTCAACTCGACTCCCTAGGGGACTTTAACGTGAACAACAAGCCTCAACATCCTCAATTCACTACCACACGCCGCAAGAATTTCCTGGGACTGGCCGGCGCGTTTGTAGCTGCAGTGTCCACTGCAGATGTTGTCCATGCGGCACCGCCTCAACGCTTATTCAGCGACACGAATCTGACCCTGCCTGTGCAGGCTAAGGCGCCGATCAAAGCCATCAAGGGCGCGGACGGGGTGTAGCAATCGACTTCAATGCGGTAAAAGCGGATACGCTCACCCTCGAACTGTTCGACGACACCACGGTTACCGCCATCCGCGATCGCATCGAAGATATCGACGGCCGTTTATCCTGGGTCGGTCATATCGAAGGACAAGAGGGCAGCAGCGAGGTGATTCTCTCCGTTCGGGGACGAGCGATGTTTGGAACCGTTGTGATGGATGACGGCAGAATGTTCGAGATCGCTTACGCCGGCAATAAAACGCATACCGTTCGCCAGATCGATCCCAGCAAAACGGCCCCTAATGCTGAACCCATCGAACCGGATATCGGCTCCGCCAACGATTTAGGCGGTACATCGACGTCCTTGGACGCCCCCTTCACCGCGGCCGCCAGCACCGGGCAAGTCATCGATCTGCTGGTGGTATACACACCCAAGGCCCGTGCCAATGCCGGAGGACAAGACGGCATTGAAGCCAAGATCATCAACGCCGTTACCAAAGCCAATCAGGCCTACTTGAACAGCCAAATCGACATGCAGCTGAACTTGGTAAAAATGGCCGAAGTCAGCTACACCGAGACGGGCGACATGTCCAAAAGCTTGTCGGATGTCCAAGGCACTAACGACGGCAAAATGGATGAGGTACACGCCTTGCGTAACCAATACGGAGCCGACCAGGTGGCACTGATAACGACCGATAGCAACTACTGCGGTATCGCCTATGTGATGACAAGCTTGGGGTCCTGGTTTGCTCCGTATGCCTTCGCCGTCGTGCATGACGATTCCAAGTACAACTGTCTCAGCAACCATAGCCTCGCGCATGAGCTAGGTCATAACCAAGGCAATACCCACGATCCAGACAATTCGTCCAATGCCGGCGTTTTCCCTTATTCGTATGGCTACCGGCTATGCGGGGTATTTCACGATGTCATGTCCTACGCTTGCAATTCGCCGCGGGTCCCGTATTTCTCTAACCCCAACGTCTATTACAACGGACAGCCAACCGGCGTTGCGAACTACCAGGACACTGCCCGTTCCATGAACGGAACCGCCGCCACCGTCGCCAGCTTCCGGCCCTCGGTCACTACGACGCCTACGGTTCCGACTGCCCCGACGAGTTTGGCAGCATCGACTCAATCATCCAGCACCATCGTCCTGACTTGGGCGGATAAGTCAAACAACGAAACCGGATTCAAAGTGCAGCGCTCTCAGGATGGGGTAAATTGGAGCGAAATCGCTTCGCTCGGCGGTAATGTCACCAGCTTCACCAACACCGGTCTTAACGCGGGCACTAAATATTCCTATCGCGTCTACGCCTATAACAGCGTCGGCAACTCCGCCTTCTCCAATACCGCATCGGCAACCACGACGGCTAACAGCGTCGATACAACGCCGCCTACGGTTAAAATCACTAGCCCCTCCAATGGCATAACAGTCAGTAATCCAACCAAAATTACCGGCAGTGGCAGCGATAACGTCAAACTGAAAGAGTTGAAGCTAGCCATCGACGGCGCCGTGACGGCTTCAACCAGCGGCAGCTCGATCTCCTACAACTGGACTACGAACAAGGTCGCCAAAGGACCGCACACGATCACGCTGATTGGCACCGATACGGCGGGTAACATGAGCCAGACTTCGATTCAGGTGTATAAATAAAGCGTTTAGCAAGGTCTGGCGTATCCAAAGATGTTCTCTAAAGAGAGCCCATCGATCAATTTAGAAGCGAAGAGTGGCAATCGGTTTCGGTGGTCACAATAAACTTCGATTCATCTTTAACAAGACACACAAAAAAACGCCGGTCACTGACCGGCGTTTTTGATTAACCCTCGAAACCTGAATCAAACTTTCCTTCTTCTGATCGTTGCCCGTAATCCGAGAACGCCTGCAACCAAGAGGGACAGAACGCCAGGCTCGGGTACAGGGTTATCACCGCCAGTTGGGGGAGGGTCATCAGGGCCAGTTGGGGGCGGAACAAGGGGCTCCTGAATCCAGATATTCTCGGAAAGAAGTTTGTCCACTTTTTTGCCTGAACCATCCAGAAAACGCATCTTTATGCTCGCCGGGTCATCGGTTGTACCTTCGAACCCGAAGAATTGGCCGGCAGCCACGGTGATCTCAAAAGTCCAGCTCAGTAGATTGTCATCGGTCTCAACCGGAACGCCAAAGCTACCGAGAGTCATCCAGTCGGCGCACTCGAACCCACTTCCGGCTCCACTGCAGCCATTGGCGTTAAGACCACCGGGCACAATTTGCCAATTAGATTGTCCTCCTTGATTGCCGGATGCGTCAGGAGCATCGACTAGGATCGCGCTGATTACCTCACTACTAACTTTTACCGCCACAGCATCGATGTAAAAAGGCCCCGTTTTACCCTGACCGGTCAAATAACCCGGAATCCCGCTTGTATCGACGGTTAAAGTTACACGGTAAAGTATCCTCAGTATCGGAGTCCCCGATGTCCTGGGTGCTTGTAAGAGTGTAAATACCTCCATTGCAACTCGGGCAATTTGGGCCTATCGGTGTAGCTGAGACCGAAGTGCTGTAAAAAGAAAAACCAAGTGCAATTACTCCCGCTAACAGACTGATCCAGCGCCTCCGTTCGTGATCCACGTTTTCAAATAATGTTGGTGCCATGTTTATAGACTCTCAAAAATATTGGCATTTTTGTGCCTTGCGAACCGAGCTCGTTCACGCCCAACACCACAAGCACTTTTTGTGCCATGCACGCCAATAAGATACAAAGCCAGGGTCAGGCTTTGGTTTTTTATTTACATCCGTTATAGTCGATGTTGTAGCTTTTTAGGGCATAGCGTAGTGGCCAGAAAACCCCGCATACACATCCCAAACGCCGTTTATCACACCATGCTTCGCGGCAACGGCGGTCAGCCTATCTTTTTCCACGATGAGGACAGAGACACTTTCGAGGAATTGGTTGACGAGGGCGTTT
This region includes:
- a CDS encoding M12 family metallo-peptidase, with the translated sequence MDDGRMFEIAYAGNKTHTVRQIDPSKTAPNAEPIEPDIGSANDLGGTSTSLDAPFTAAASTGQVIDLLVVYTPKARANAGGQDGIEAKIINAVTKANQAYLNSQIDMQLNLVKMAEVSYTETGDMSKSLSDVQGTNDGKMDEVHALRNQYGADQVALITTDSNYCGIAYVMTSLGSWFAPYAFAVVHDDSKYNCLSNHSLAHELGHNQGNTHDPDNSSNAGVFPYSYGYRLCGVFHDVMSYACNSPRVPYFSNPNVYYNGQPTGVANYQDTARSMNGTAATVASFRPSVTTTPTVPTAPTSLAASTQSSSTIVLTWADKSNNETGFKVQRSQDGVNWSEIASLGGNVTSFTNTGLNAGTKYSYRVYAYNSVGNSAFSNTASATTTANSVDTTPPTVKITSPSNGITVSNPTKITGSGSDNVKLKELKLAIDGAVTASTSGSSISYNWTTNKVAKGPHTITLIGTDTAGNMSQTSIQVYK
- a CDS encoding PEP-CTERM domain protein, with the protein product MEVFTLLQAPRTSGTPILRILYRVTLTVDTSGIPGYLTGQGKTGPFYIDAVAVKVSSEVISAILVDAPDASGNQGGQSNWQIVPGGLNANGCSGAGSGFECADWMTLGSFGVPVETDDNLLSWTFEITVAAGQFFGFEGTTDDPASIKMRFLDGSGKKVDKLLSENIWIQEPLVPPPTGPDDPPPTGGDNPVPEPGVLSLLVAGVLGLRATIRRRKV